One window of Paroedura picta isolate Pp20150507F chromosome 2, Ppicta_v3.0, whole genome shotgun sequence genomic DNA carries:
- the ATP5MC3 gene encoding ATP synthase F(0) complex subunit C3, mitochondrial: MFACVKLAAGSPALMRAGSRILYRPISASVLSRPESKTGEVNTTFLPGPQDTGSQLALRKFQTSAVSRDIDTAAKFIGAGAATVGVAGSGAGIGTVFGSLIIGYARNPSLKQQLFSYAILGFALSEAMGLFCLMVAFLILFAM, from the exons ATGTTCGCCTGCGTCAAGCTCGCCGCCGGCTCGCCTGCATTG ATGCGTGCGGGGTCAAGAATCCTGTACAGACCAATTTCTGCCTCGGTGCTGTCTAGGCCGGAAAGCAAGACTGGCGAG GTCAACACGACTTTCCTTCCTGGACCTCAGGATACCGGCAGCCAATTAGCACTACGGAAGTTTCAAACCAGTGCAGTCAGCAGGGACATAGATACGGCTGCCAAATTTATTGGTGCTGGTGCTGCCACAGTAGGAGTGGCGGGTTCTGGTGCTGGTATTGGAACAGTCTTTGGGAGTCTAATCATAGGTTATGCCAG AAATCCTTCCCTGAAGCAGCAGTTATTCTCGTACGCGATTTTGGGATTTGCCCTGTCTGAAGCTATGGGTCTCTTCTGTCTGATGGTGGCTTTCCTGATCCTGTTCGCCATGTGA